A stretch of the Sphingobacterium thalpophilum genome encodes the following:
- a CDS encoding SDR family oxidoreductase → MTKTVFITGASSGIGQACAEVLAREGYDLLLCARRLNRLETLKEKLNTAYPHIRIHTFELDVRDAEQVQQQINGLPEEWKKINVLVNNAGLSQGLDPIHQGDIGDWDRMIDTNVKGLLYVSKAVIPLMDTENGAHIVNLGSIAGKEVYPNGNVYCATKHAVDALTKAMRIDLLSSGIKVTSIDPGMVETEFSEVRFHGDRDRAKAVYTGVQPLTGTDVAETILFVITRPAHVNINDLLIMPTAQATGTIVNRK, encoded by the coding sequence ATGACAAAAACAGTTTTCATCACCGGAGCAAGTTCAGGAATTGGTCAGGCTTGTGCCGAAGTGCTGGCAAGAGAAGGTTATGATCTTCTACTCTGTGCCCGTAGGTTAAATCGTTTGGAAACGTTGAAGGAGAAATTAAATACAGCCTATCCTCATATTCGCATTCATACCTTCGAACTGGATGTCAGAGATGCAGAGCAGGTGCAACAGCAGATCAATGGTCTACCGGAAGAATGGAAGAAAATCAATGTGCTCGTTAATAATGCGGGGCTGAGCCAGGGCCTTGACCCCATTCATCAGGGTGATATTGGCGACTGGGACAGAATGATAGACACCAATGTCAAGGGCCTGCTGTATGTAAGCAAGGCTGTAATACCGCTGATGGACACCGAAAATGGTGCACACATCGTCAATTTAGGCTCTATTGCCGGCAAGGAGGTTTATCCTAATGGCAATGTGTACTGTGCAACCAAGCATGCCGTAGATGCGCTGACAAAAGCAATGCGCATTGACCTACTCTCCAGTGGCATCAAAGTCACTTCCATCGACCCGGGAATGGTCGAAACTGAATTCTCGGAAGTGCGTTTTCATGGCGATAGAGACCGCGCCAAGGCGGTATATACCGGCGTACAGCCACTGACCGGCACAGACGTGGCCGAAACCATCCTTTTTGTCATTACAAGGCCTGCCCATGTGAATATCAACGATCTATTAATAATGCCGACAGC
- the rlmH gene encoding 23S rRNA (pseudouridine(1915)-N(3))-methyltransferase RlmH — MKITLLCIGKTDDSYLIAGIDKYIKRLKFYVTFNLLVIPDIKNSKSLSAEQQKDKEAALILKQLQPQDMVILLDEFGKEFRSLDFSAYLEKMMVNSVQHMVFVIGGPYGFDQKVYDRANAKMSLSKMTFSHQMIRLFFTEQLYRAFTIMKGEPYHHE; from the coding sequence ATGAAAATAACATTACTTTGCATCGGAAAAACCGATGACAGCTACCTGATAGCGGGAATTGACAAATATATCAAAAGGTTAAAATTCTACGTGACGTTTAATCTGCTCGTTATACCCGACATCAAAAACAGCAAAAGTCTTTCTGCTGAGCAGCAGAAAGACAAAGAAGCAGCTCTTATATTGAAGCAGCTGCAGCCACAGGATATGGTGATTTTGCTGGACGAGTTCGGAAAAGAGTTCAGATCGCTGGATTTTTCTGCTTATCTGGAAAAGATGATGGTCAATAGTGTGCAGCATATGGTGTTTGTGATCGGTGGCCCTTATGGTTTTGATCAAAAGGTCTACGACCGTGCCAATGCGAAAATGTCCCTTTCCAAAATGACTTTTTCCCATCAGATGATCCGGCTGTTTTTTACTGAACAGCTTTACAGGGCCTTTACGATTATGAAGGGCGAACCTTATCACCACGAATAA
- the ubiE gene encoding bifunctional demethylmenaquinone methyltransferase/2-methoxy-6-polyprenyl-1,4-benzoquinol methylase UbiE: protein MTHDSSTLKPYKDANDGKKKQVADMFNNISHSYDFLNHFMSLGIDIIWRKKAIRALKSIHPQLILDVATGTGDFAIESIKILNPKKIIGVDISQGMLDVAKKKIASKGLEGQFEVQLGDSEKLQFDDNTFDAVTVAFGVRNFENLEKGLSDIYRVLKPGGKAIILEFSNPKKFPIKQLYNFYFKYVTPTIGKFFSKDSSAYEYLPESVAQFPEGQQFVEINRRAGFNHTIVRPQTFGICTIYVATK, encoded by the coding sequence ATGACGCACGACTCTTCTACATTGAAACCCTATAAAGATGCCAATGACGGCAAGAAAAAACAGGTAGCGGATATGTTCAACAACATCTCGCATTCCTACGATTTCTTAAATCATTTCATGTCTCTGGGCATTGATATTATCTGGCGAAAAAAAGCGATCAGGGCCCTAAAATCCATCCATCCACAGCTAATACTGGATGTTGCAACCGGAACGGGCGATTTTGCGATTGAATCCATTAAGATATTGAATCCTAAAAAAATCATTGGAGTCGACATCTCCCAGGGTATGCTGGACGTAGCCAAAAAGAAAATAGCAAGCAAGGGCCTGGAGGGTCAGTTTGAAGTTCAGCTCGGTGACTCTGAAAAACTACAGTTCGACGACAACACATTTGATGCGGTCACAGTGGCCTTTGGGGTTCGCAATTTTGAAAACCTGGAAAAAGGGCTGTCCGATATTTACCGCGTACTAAAGCCCGGCGGTAAAGCCATTATCCTGGAATTTTCCAATCCAAAAAAATTTCCGATCAAACAGCTTTACAACTTCTATTTCAAATATGTGACACCCACCATTGGTAAGTTTTTCTCGAAAGACTCCAGTGCCTACGAATACCTACCGGAGTCGGTTGCTCAATTTCCGGAAGGGCAGCAGTTTGTCGAAATAAACAGAAGAGCCGGGTTTAACCACACGATTGTCAGACCGCAGACTTTTGGCATCTGTACCATTTATGTCGCAACAAAGTAA
- a CDS encoding DUF3078 domain-containing protein has translation MHRIQLPNIKRLNPIFLIVLCLISYRSLSQEIDPDTSKTWTIKGENTFLINQSSFSNWAAGGVNSFSGNLTLNYDFNYKKGKWSWDNKALAAYGLTFQKESDWRKNDDRLVLNSLLGHQASTYWLYTFFLNFNTQFADGYDYTKEPKERISRFLAPAYLSFGPGLAYKRSDNLRFNLSPAAVRLVMVSDTLLSTRYGLDAGKKLRTEFGASFDAYYKVNLMENVSFENILKLYSNYLDKPQNVDIDYTANLFMKVNRFITVNAGVQLVYDDNTALPIIEDGKEVGRRNSALQVRQIVGAGFTYKF, from the coding sequence ATGCACAGAATTCAACTTCCAAACATCAAAAGGCTAAACCCTATTTTTCTTATCGTATTATGTTTGATCAGCTATCGGTCATTAAGCCAGGAGATTGACCCTGACACAAGCAAAACATGGACAATCAAAGGTGAAAACACATTTCTCATCAACCAGAGTTCATTTTCCAACTGGGCCGCGGGGGGCGTCAATTCATTTTCGGGAAACCTCACCCTCAATTACGATTTCAATTATAAAAAAGGTAAGTGGTCCTGGGACAATAAAGCGCTTGCCGCATATGGACTGACATTCCAAAAAGAATCGGACTGGCGCAAAAATGATGACCGACTGGTATTGAATAGTTTACTGGGACATCAGGCTTCAACATACTGGCTCTATACCTTTTTCCTAAATTTCAACACGCAGTTTGCAGACGGCTATGATTATACAAAGGAGCCCAAAGAACGTATTTCACGATTCCTGGCACCTGCCTATCTGAGTTTCGGTCCCGGCTTGGCCTACAAGAGATCCGACAACCTACGCTTCAACTTATCACCTGCAGCGGTGCGATTGGTGATGGTGAGCGATACGCTGCTTTCAACGCGGTATGGACTAGATGCAGGCAAAAAATTGCGGACAGAATTCGGCGCATCTTTTGATGCTTATTATAAGGTAAATCTGATGGAGAATGTCTCTTTCGAGAATATCTTAAAACTTTATTCGAATTACCTGGATAAGCCACAGAATGTTGATATCGACTATACAGCTAATTTATTTATGAAAGTCAACAGATTTATCACAGTCAATGCTGGTGTACAGCTCGTTTACGATGATAACACCGCGCTTCCGATCATTGAAGATGGAAAAGAAGTTGGAAGAAGAAATTCTGCATTACAGGTTAGGCAGATTGTCGGTGCTGGCTTCACGTATAAATTCTAA
- the dnaB gene encoding replicative DNA helicase produces the protein MMNESNFETNNTDNNKRGNYGERRTKLNNLVSGLGKLPPQAVDLEEAVLGALMLEKNALSEIIDILKPESFYKEAHQKIFEAIFGLFQKTSPIDILTVTAELRRMGALEMVGGAYYITQLTDRVVSAANIEYHARIISQKYIQRELIKVSTEIINSSYDETSDIFDLLDHAEKSLFDIAQNNLRRDSRKMDDIMREAISNLEMLRDRTDGLTGVPSGLTALDRMTSGWQPSDLVIIAARPAMGKTAFVLSVARNAAVEHGKAVAVFSLEMSSVQLVNRLIAGETEIEQEKLKKGNLADHEWQQLHSRIGRLTEAPIIIDDTPALNVFEFRAKCRRLKAQYDIQMVIVDYLQLMHGKAEGKGGGNREQEIGSISRALKSVAKELNIPVLALSQLSRAVESRPGNSKRPMLSDLRESGSIEQDADMVLFLYRPEYYGLTEDEEGRPTAGVGEVIIAKHRNGETGIVPLRFVGKFVKFVDLEDEFSGMGAGDGFGDAPSTFSASALNPSPNFGDDFAGGGFSGGITMPSRMNDMPDDAPF, from the coding sequence ATGATGAACGAGAGCAATTTTGAAACGAATAATACGGACAATAACAAGCGTGGCAATTATGGTGAGCGCCGTACCAAATTAAATAATTTGGTCAGTGGCCTCGGAAAGCTACCGCCACAGGCAGTGGATCTTGAGGAAGCTGTTTTGGGGGCACTGATGCTTGAGAAAAATGCGCTAAGTGAGATTATTGATATTTTAAAACCCGAATCGTTCTACAAAGAAGCTCATCAGAAAATATTTGAGGCTATTTTCGGTCTCTTTCAGAAAACCTCACCAATTGATATTTTAACTGTTACCGCTGAACTTCGGCGAATGGGAGCCCTGGAGATGGTTGGCGGAGCCTATTATATCACGCAATTGACGGACAGGGTCGTGTCGGCAGCAAATATTGAATACCACGCCCGTATCATTTCCCAGAAGTATATACAGCGGGAATTAATTAAGGTTTCCACGGAGATTATCAACAGCTCTTACGATGAAACTTCGGATATATTTGATCTTCTGGATCATGCAGAGAAGAGCCTTTTCGATATTGCACAGAACAACCTGAGAAGAGACTCGCGCAAGATGGACGATATTATGCGTGAAGCGATCTCCAATCTAGAGATGTTGCGCGATCGTACCGACGGGCTTACGGGGGTACCTTCGGGATTAACAGCCCTCGACCGTATGACGTCGGGATGGCAACCTTCTGATTTGGTGATCATCGCTGCGCGTCCGGCCATGGGTAAGACCGCTTTCGTATTATCTGTTGCTAGAAATGCTGCGGTTGAACATGGGAAAGCTGTTGCCGTATTCTCGCTGGAGATGTCCTCTGTACAGCTTGTTAATCGTTTGATCGCGGGAGAGACAGAGATCGAACAGGAAAAATTGAAAAAAGGTAATCTGGCGGACCATGAGTGGCAGCAGTTGCATTCACGGATTGGACGGCTGACCGAGGCGCCGATTATTATTGACGATACACCAGCATTGAACGTATTCGAATTTAGGGCAAAATGCCGCCGGCTTAAAGCGCAGTACGATATACAGATGGTGATTGTGGATTACCTGCAGCTGATGCATGGTAAAGCTGAAGGTAAGGGCGGTGGAAATCGTGAACAGGAAATCGGTAGCATTTCCCGGGCATTGAAATCCGTGGCCAAAGAGTTGAATATTCCGGTATTGGCACTCTCACAGCTGAGCCGCGCCGTCGAATCGCGTCCGGGTAACAGCAAACGACCGATGCTCTCCGACTTACGGGAGTCCGGATCTATCGAGCAGGATGCCGATATGGTGCTTTTCCTGTACCGGCCTGAATATTATGGGTTGACCGAAGACGAAGAAGGGCGGCCGACTGCAGGGGTAGGAGAGGTTATTATTGCCAAACACCGGAATGGTGAAACCGGTATCGTGCCGCTCCGTTTCGTAGGTAAATTCGTGAAGTTTGTCGATCTGGAAGATGAGTTTTCGGGTATGGGTGCGGGAGACGGATTTGGCGATGCGCCTAGTACATTCTCGGCTTCTGCCCTCAATCCCTCACCTAACTTTGGTGATGATTTTGCTGGTGGCGGTTTCAGTGGCGGCATCACAATGCCTTCTCGTATGAATGATATGCCGGATGATGCCCCCTTCTAA